The sequence GACACAATGATGTGAATGTATTTTCAGACGGGCCTTACGATTTCACACTCTCGTCTTGTCACGTTGACTTGGGTGAGGATCTTCAGCACATCTTTCTCTTCAACTGAATATTCACTCAGCTTAGTCTCTAAACCGACAAAAGTAGAACTCATGAAATGTGTACAGTTGCCGACTGTTGCTTAACATGCTGTGTGAGACATACTTTTAATATTGTTGATGGATATCACAAAACGCTAACCTTCCCATTTAATTAGATAGCTTAGATGATTGACGTAACAGTTAAGACCGAAGCCTTCATTTTAAGGTTCAAGACTTAATTGTTGACAGCTATGGTTGCTACAGAAGTATCCAACCAGCTTCCTCTGAACTGTGATAGAATGTTCTATATATTAGTCTATAGATGGATAGAAACAGCCTTACGAATCTGTTCCTCAATGGATTGGACCAGGTGGATGTCGTACTGAGTCACCAGAGTGATCGAGACGCCGTTCCTTCCTgcagaggaaacaggaagttgttaTGCATATTTACTCATATGGGTAGTCGACATGTAAAAATACAGTAACCACAGAGCTCTGTTACCTGCTCTGGCTGTTCTTCCAACTCTGTGGATGTAGATTTTTGGCAGACCTGGAGTGTTGTGGTTGATGACGACCTGGACTGTTGGAATATCCAGACCCCTAGTCGTTTTTGAAATGGAAAAAATAGTTTCAAAAAGTCCATGTAGAAGAAGAAGGCTCGTCAGGTTTAGTACATATTTTCATGCAATCTTACCTGGCTGCCACATCTGTTGCAATGAGGATTTTGTAGACACTGGACTTGAACTTTGCTAGGTTGGTAAAACGTTGTTTCTTTGAAAAGAATAAGCACAACTTGTTAAATACATTTAGAAGACCTATTATCCATCTACACTGTATATAAATATGCAGTAGGTCTACGATTATCATTTTGCACATTCATTTTCACCGAATGTATGATATGAAGTTTTTTCTGTTAACGATTTACTTATCAAATATATCTGGTATTTTTCTAATATACGGTCACTTACCTGCTTCATCATAGAATGTAAGGAAATGGTGGGGAAGTTGAACTCGCGGAGCATCATTGTGAGTATTTGACAATTCCTATGGACAGATCACAGAACAAATCTTTCATTTGAACAAAAGGCTGTTTAAGAACATTTAATCTTCAGCACGTTTGTCATTTTAGTACAGACTAAAACAGTATGTGGCCCAAGAAGCTCATACTTGCAGGTGCTGGTGAAGATCATGATGGACCAATCATCATGCTCGTCTTGGAACTTCTGGATCAGGTACACCAGATAGgcgtctttcactttctctgggGTTAGGATGTATCTCTGATCCAACTCTTCGACCGTGCGCGTCcttaaagaaaaacaaactagcTTTATCCCTTTATTCACAAACACTATACAAGTGGGTTCTGTGACTATTCCTTGAATCAAAGGTTTACTTATTAAATAAAATTCAAGTAATTTTTTACGAGTCATTAGCAGAGATTAGTTCAATAATATACTTACTCAGATTTGCTTTCCCAGAAGAAGGGCTCGTTCATGGCGATGCTTTTGAGCTcctgcagtgtgtctgtgagggtggcACTGAAGAGGAGAGTCTGGCGTTTGGCTGGCACAGCCCCCAGGATCACCTCCAGGTCCTTGGTGAAGTCTGTGCAGCCCTGCTCCAGCAGGCGATCCGCTTCATCCATGATCTGTCACAAAGAAACACTGTCAGGACCAGTTGAGGATCATGGTAACTACACCAGTAGTTAATTGAGGTCCCCAAATGTTTTATATTGAAACAATTGAGTGGTGTATTTAAACAACATTATAACTTTTCTGACAGTAATGTCTCAAATGTTCATATAAGTGTTTCTGTCGGTACACCTCAGTCAAACCAATAATAACACATGGATTGTTTATCCGTCTCAGACTCACCAGAAACCGGATCTTCTTGATGCTAAAGGTGTTGGAGCTTCGTATGTGGTCTGCCAGTCGTCCTGGTGTGGCTACAACAATGTGAGGCTTATTTGACAACTCCAAGGCTTGAGTGATCATGTCTGTTGGCAAAATAACATGGAAGTTTCAAACAGCTGTTTGACAGTCAAGGCTTAAGGTCGCTTGTGAGGTATCATCCTCTTTTCATAAAATCTTATAAGACATTACCCATTCCACCAACAATAATGCAATCCCTCAAGCCCAGCGGTTTGCCAAAGACTCTGAACTGCTCAGCAATCTGGTACGCCAACTCTCTGCAAACAATAACAAACAGTTCTTTTAATCGTAAATACGTAAAGCTAGTCATCTAGTTTCATTTAAACATAGTCTTATTTGGCTGATTATACTACTAGTCTAACAAGCCAGAGATCCACTGACCTGGTTGGCGTGAGCACGAGACAGAATATCCCAAAGGGATCCTCAGATAACTTCTGGAGCACTGGTAAAACAAACGCAGCAGTCTTTCCACTGCCAGTTTTTGCACAGCCCATCACATCCCGACCTAGAAGAAAACCATGAGAATCCACAAATATGTTCGTTATCTACTG is a genomic window of Osmerus mordax isolate fOsmMor3 chromosome 26, fOsmMor3.pri, whole genome shotgun sequence containing:
- the ddx49 gene encoding probable ATP-dependent RNA helicase DDX49, with translation MSEFSSLGLSNWLIQQCTQLGISKPTPVQENCVPPILEGRDVMGCAKTGSGKTAAFVLPVLQKLSEDPFGIFCLVLTPTRELAYQIAEQFRVFGKPLGLRDCIIVGGMDMITQALELSNKPHIVVATPGRLADHIRSSNTFSIKKIRFLIMDEADRLLEQGCTDFTKDLEVILGAVPAKRQTLLFSATLTDTLQELKSIAMNEPFFWESKSETRTVEELDQRYILTPEKVKDAYLVYLIQKFQDEHDDWSIMIFTSTCKNCQILTMMLREFNFPTISLHSMMKQKQRFTNLAKFKSSVYKILIATDVAARGLDIPTVQVVINHNTPGLPKIYIHRVGRTARAGRNGVSITLVTQYDIHLVQSIEEQIQTKLSEYSVEEKDVLKILTQVNVTRRECEIRLESTDFDEKKEINKRKQMILEGKDPDLEAKRKAELDKIRSEKRKFKERIQETIQQKQQGMLKKKLMKSKHIQKKKSAKST